From one Desulfuromonas acetoxidans DSM 684 genomic stretch:
- a CDS encoding FAD-dependent oxidoreductase: MNTTDVAIIGGSAAGLAAATTLMRRYPEKRISLIRNVTQTVVPCGIPYVYGTLGAVNKNIIPDNQFRDAGVNIITKHVNVIDRDNKVVEFDDGETLGYDKLILSTGSKPFLPPIDGVDLTNVFCIHKDPAHLQTILDALNPAQNVVVIGGGFIGVEMAEQIARMESRPAHIRLVEMLPHCLMTACEEEYCVVAEKELEREGVEVMTNCQVKAIHGDSGVQTVELADGRQLDADVVVIGIGAAPNIELAERSGIACDARGGVKVSRTLQTSDPAIYAAGDCAEKFSFFNGEPSAIRLASIAASEGTIAASNLYADTQRETLGALGAFATKVGTRSIAAAGITTQAAKQQNLDVVIGEAVASNMHPGSLPNAIADMRVKLIFERQTGRLLGGHVCGGDSSAELANAIAVAVQAQLTANDLSLMQYATHPLLTASPVMYQLMVAAENALIQL, from the coding sequence ATGAATACAACTGATGTGGCGATTATCGGCGGTTCTGCCGCCGGCCTGGCCGCTGCAACCACCCTGATGAGACGTTATCCTGAAAAACGGATCAGCTTGATCCGCAACGTAACTCAAACCGTTGTACCGTGCGGAATTCCGTATGTGTATGGCACATTGGGCGCGGTGAATAAAAACATCATCCCTGACAACCAGTTTCGCGATGCCGGTGTGAATATCATCACCAAACACGTTAACGTGATCGATCGTGATAACAAGGTTGTGGAATTTGATGACGGTGAGACACTTGGCTACGATAAGCTCATTCTTAGTACCGGTTCCAAACCGTTTTTGCCGCCGATTGACGGCGTTGATTTGACCAATGTGTTCTGCATCCACAAAGACCCTGCCCACTTGCAGACGATCCTCGATGCCCTCAACCCGGCGCAGAATGTCGTGGTGATTGGTGGCGGATTTATCGGGGTGGAGATGGCCGAGCAAATTGCCCGCATGGAATCGCGCCCTGCCCATATCCGTCTGGTGGAGATGCTTCCTCACTGCCTGATGACGGCATGCGAGGAGGAATATTGTGTGGTGGCCGAAAAAGAGCTGGAACGTGAAGGGGTCGAAGTGATGACCAATTGCCAGGTCAAGGCAATTCACGGTGATTCAGGCGTGCAGACCGTTGAGCTGGCCGACGGCAGGCAGCTGGATGCCGATGTGGTCGTGATCGGTATCGGTGCGGCACCGAATATTGAGTTGGCCGAGCGATCGGGTATTGCCTGTGATGCACGGGGTGGTGTCAAAGTGTCACGCACGTTGCAAACCAGTGATCCGGCGATCTATGCCGCCGGCGACTGCGCGGAAAAATTCTCGTTTTTCAATGGAGAACCCAGTGCCATTCGCCTGGCGTCTATTGCCGCATCCGAAGGGACCATTGCCGCTTCAAACCTTTATGCCGACACACAGCGTGAAACTCTTGGCGCGCTCGGGGCTTTTGCAACGAAAGTGGGTACACGCAGCATTGCTGCAGCCGGGATCACTACCCAAGCTGCCAAGCAGCAGAACCTTGATGTTGTTATCGGTGAAGCCGTTGCCTCCAACATGCATCCCGGTTCACTGCCCAATGCCATCGCCGATATGCGCGTGAAACTGATTTTTGAGCGTCAGACCGGTCGCCTGCTTGGTGGTCATGTCTGCGGTGGTGACAGTTCAGCGGAGTTGGCTAATGCCATTGCCGTGGCGGTCCAGGCCCAACTGACCGCGAATGACCTGTCCCTCATGCAGTACGCGACCCACCCGTTGCTGACCGCATCACCGGTGATGTATCAACTGATGGTTGCGGCGGAAAATGCCCTGATTCAGCTGTAG
- a CDS encoding Fur family transcriptional regulator, translating into MEALDQFKQFLQQRGLKFTRERDRIFQAIVDFEKPFDVDGLLFHLKQHEVKTSKATIYRTLQLLLESGLLRTISLSPSDHRSNLYSLCGKFRAYDHLVCTGCGKVTDVEKKQICDSCRLITEERGYQLESHSLRIFALCPDCQKKGLRVC; encoded by the coding sequence ATGGAAGCACTGGATCAATTCAAACAATTTTTGCAACAGCGCGGACTGAAATTTACCCGTGAACGCGACAGGATTTTTCAGGCGATTGTCGATTTTGAGAAACCTTTCGATGTCGACGGATTGCTGTTTCATCTCAAGCAGCACGAGGTGAAGACGTCCAAAGCCACTATTTACCGGACGTTGCAGTTACTCCTTGAATCGGGATTGCTGCGGACCATCAGCCTCTCGCCTTCGGATCATCGAAGCAATTTATACAGTTTATGCGGAAAATTTCGTGCCTACGATCATTTGGTCTGCACTGGTTGCGGTAAAGTGACCGATGTTGAAAAAAAGCAGATTTGCGACAGTTGCCGCCTCATTACTGAAGAGCGTGGTTATCAGTTAGAATCGCATAGTTTACGCATCTTTGCCTTGTGTCCGGACTGTCAGAAAAAAGGACTGAGAGTCTGTTAG
- a CDS encoding MoaD/ThiS family protein, with protein sequence MTKKSNTTVRLFGNLHTLRRERGLPPVAEVWLPEEGMTAMDLAKELDLPLNRIEGVFCNHLAYGLDHRLHPGDKVAFIPTGVPGPHRFMLGIHAAGKGHLNSSD encoded by the coding sequence ATGACCAAAAAATCCAACACCACTGTTCGTCTGTTCGGCAACCTGCACACCTTACGTCGTGAGCGCGGCCTGCCTCCCGTCGCCGAGGTCTGGCTGCCGGAAGAGGGGATGACAGCCATGGATCTTGCCAAAGAACTTGATTTGCCGCTTAACCGCATTGAGGGCGTCTTCTGCAACCATCTCGCCTACGGTCTCGACCACCGACTTCATCCCGGTGACAAAGTGGCGTTTATTCCCACCGGAGTACCGGGACCTCATCGTTTCATGCTCGGTATCCATGCCGCTGGCAAGGGGCATCTCAACTCCTCCGACTGA
- a CDS encoding M24 family metallopeptidase, whose amino-acid sequence MSDRVPASELSNRLQRFRHLMDQHQSDWELAAIFGKINHYYFTGTMQDGVLLIPRDGDATYWVRRSFQRATEESEFTDIRPMSSFRDAASTFPTMPKTVHVEMELLPLAGFERFKKHFPVEQVHPIDGMIARVRAVKSPFELDLMREAGHIHQRILEQRVPELLKLGISEAEFASQLYPVMIDEGHHGIARFSMFETEILLGQIGFGESSIYPTSFDGPGGNYGMNPAVPLLGSRDRRLKRGDLVFVDIGCGVNGYHTDKTMTYLFGTSATDEMRSSHDRCVEVQNEVARRMVPGAIPSQIYTEVIATLDADFLHNFMGFGDRQARFLAHGIGLYIDEYPVIAKGFDEPLEEGMVMAIEPKRGIEHVGMVGIENTFIVTPSGGECITGDHPGLMEVACCE is encoded by the coding sequence ATGTCTGATCGCGTTCCCGCCAGTGAACTGTCCAACCGTCTTCAACGATTTCGCCACCTGATGGACCAGCACCAGTCCGACTGGGAGCTGGCCGCTATTTTCGGTAAAATCAACCACTATTACTTTACCGGCACCATGCAGGACGGTGTGCTGTTGATTCCCCGTGATGGTGACGCCACCTACTGGGTGCGACGCAGTTTTCAGCGTGCCACGGAAGAGTCCGAGTTTACCGACATCCGCCCCATGAGTAGCTTCCGCGATGCGGCATCAACATTCCCCACCATGCCGAAAACAGTGCATGTGGAGATGGAGCTGCTGCCGCTGGCCGGTTTTGAACGCTTTAAGAAACATTTCCCTGTCGAGCAGGTCCACCCCATCGACGGCATGATCGCCCGGGTCCGCGCGGTGAAAAGTCCTTTTGAACTCGACCTGATGCGTGAAGCCGGCCACATTCACCAACGCATCCTTGAGCAGCGTGTTCCTGAACTGCTCAAGCTCGGCATCTCTGAAGCCGAGTTTGCCAGCCAACTCTATCCGGTGATGATCGATGAAGGCCACCATGGCATCGCTCGATTCAGCATGTTTGAAACGGAGATCCTCTTGGGGCAGATCGGCTTCGGCGAAAGCTCCATCTACCCGACATCTTTCGACGGCCCTGGCGGTAACTATGGAATGAATCCAGCAGTTCCCCTCCTCGGCAGCCGTGATCGTCGCCTTAAACGGGGCGACCTGGTGTTTGTGGATATCGGCTGCGGCGTCAACGGCTACCATACCGATAAAACCATGACCTACCTGTTCGGCACCAGTGCCACGGATGAAATGCGCAGCAGTCATGACCGCTGTGTGGAGGTTCAGAATGAAGTCGCCCGTCGCATGGTGCCCGGAGCAATTCCTTCACAGATTTATACAGAAGTTATCGCCACTCTTGACGCCGATTTCCTTCACAATTTCATGGGCTTCGGTGACCGCCAAGCGCGGTTTCTCGCTCACGGTATTGGTCTGTACATCGATGAATATCCTGTCATTGCCAAGGGCTTTGATGAGCCATTGGAAGAGGGAATGGTCATGGCCATCGAACCTAAACGGGGCATTGAACATGTCGGTATGGTCGGCATTGAAAATACCTTTATTGTTACGCCGTCCGGTGGCGAATGTATCACCGGGGATCATCCCGGACTGATGGAAGTTGCCTGTTGCGAATAA
- a CDS encoding EAL domain-containing protein produces the protein MVVNTFKVSLLWRFLLVSCLPMFIVGMFSLSFIIDSTRDQLDRQLVQQAENIRTAIQFIIDKPESTLRHMTTGLSSYDFRGDSGLNNRLQSVVNRSEIIEAIFILNHQDVVLHAGLPNALETQRQTFIGYDLSENDEVKRSKAQRSIYWSSVVSSIVTGEPAVVLCQPFHQYLLFAYLNLNRLTALTSHLPTDSTAGIAVIGRNGRVLFSSGEPQASQHGDLSTLVPVQRGLQGIEGHYNYLWNGDVHIGNVLIIPETGWLVLVSQPKYLAYAEINYLQNLFLFGGVSCVVLSLLVAFAVARRLSQPMTQLETCVKEMARGEWDASVEVSGFAEAKALAQHVRAMGRAIQERETELSRERDRFQALFDNVNDAVFMCSVDEEQRVGNFVEVNGVASDLLGYSRAEFLQMTPMDIDTTIDSLSLRDHIGSISMESDQPIPGLIETTMVTKQGRKMPFEINLQPLRLDDQQMLVCVARNITDRKQAQRALNALVTSTVGSTGKSCFEKILRELCLYFEMDGALIGIPNDGDHVECLSMLFLGHYRDGYSYPLVGSPCEKVLRNEVCFYPSGVRELFPQDVDFKQMGIESYFGIPLVNSEQKVVGVLNGFSRQRMHLPPDAREILSIVAARAATELERLKADEALAEHRKQLSYLAFHDPLTQLPNRLRFTEVLEAAVGDAEGHGRYLSLLFIDLDRFKNINDSLGHSIGDKLLQAVARRTGSLIDSADVLARLGGDEFAILLFNCVTPVVGADTAQRVIDALSQPFQIDDYSLHVSASIGITVAPVDAREPDELIKCADIAMFKAKDAGRNTYKFYERSMNLKTHELLLLENDLRHALSRDQLELYYQPQLDLQSNCIVGFEALLRWNHPERGLVSPLEFIPLAEETGLIVSMGEWILRSACRQIRTWNEEHGRQLRVAVNISARQFHHYDLVHCVEKVLEQTGVPTEWLELEITESLLMYDIQSSIETMMRLKKLGVRLAIDDFGTGYSSLSYLKKFPICSLKIDKSFVDDLLTDASDAAIAESTLALASKMDLMVVAEGIEQQEQLDYLQQRGCQFGQGYLISRPLPVAQCTQFCRERFTEDCARQSSQSDS, from the coding sequence ATGGTTGTCAATACGTTTAAAGTTTCACTGCTGTGGCGCTTTCTTCTGGTGTCCTGTCTGCCGATGTTTATTGTGGGCATGTTCAGTCTGTCCTTTATTATTGACAGCACCCGTGATCAGCTTGACCGTCAGCTTGTCCAGCAGGCTGAAAATATCCGTACCGCCATCCAGTTTATCATCGACAAGCCCGAATCCACCCTACGTCACATGACCACCGGCTTATCCTCCTACGATTTTCGTGGTGATAGTGGATTGAACAATCGTTTGCAAAGTGTCGTCAACCGCTCGGAGATCATCGAGGCGATCTTTATCCTCAATCATCAGGATGTTGTTCTTCACGCCGGCTTGCCCAACGCTCTGGAAACGCAACGGCAAACCTTTATCGGTTACGATCTGTCTGAAAATGACGAAGTAAAACGCAGTAAGGCGCAACGCAGCATTTACTGGTCGAGTGTGGTGTCGTCGATTGTTACCGGGGAACCAGCGGTGGTCCTGTGTCAGCCGTTCCATCAGTATCTGCTGTTTGCCTATCTCAACCTCAACCGTCTTACAGCGCTCACCAGCCACCTGCCCACGGATTCCACCGCCGGGATTGCTGTGATCGGCCGTAATGGGCGGGTGTTGTTCAGCAGTGGAGAACCACAAGCCTCCCAGCACGGTGATCTGAGCACCCTGGTGCCGGTACAGAGGGGGTTACAGGGGATCGAAGGACACTACAACTATTTGTGGAACGGTGATGTTCATATCGGCAATGTGCTGATTATTCCCGAAACCGGCTGGCTGGTGTTGGTGTCGCAGCCGAAATACCTTGCCTATGCCGAAATCAACTACCTGCAGAACCTGTTTTTGTTCGGTGGTGTGAGTTGTGTGGTGCTGTCATTGCTGGTGGCGTTTGCCGTGGCCCGTCGATTGTCCCAACCGATGACGCAACTGGAAACCTGTGTCAAGGAGATGGCTCGTGGTGAGTGGGATGCATCGGTCGAAGTCAGCGGCTTTGCCGAGGCCAAAGCCCTGGCGCAACATGTTCGAGCCATGGGCCGGGCCATTCAAGAGCGTGAAACAGAGTTGTCCCGCGAACGTGACCGTTTTCAGGCGCTGTTCGATAACGTCAACGATGCGGTGTTCATGTGCTCTGTTGATGAGGAGCAGAGGGTCGGCAACTTTGTCGAGGTTAATGGTGTCGCCAGCGATCTGCTCGGCTATTCACGCGCTGAATTTTTGCAGATGACGCCGATGGATATTGACACCACCATCGACAGCCTTTCGTTACGGGACCATATTGGCTCCATCTCGATGGAGTCCGATCAGCCGATTCCCGGTCTGATCGAGACAACCATGGTGACCAAGCAGGGGCGCAAAATGCCTTTTGAGATCAATCTGCAGCCATTGCGTCTGGATGATCAACAGATGCTGGTGTGTGTGGCGCGGAATATCACCGACCGCAAACAGGCTCAGCGTGCCCTCAATGCTCTGGTGACCAGTACCGTCGGGTCGACGGGAAAATCGTGCTTTGAGAAGATTCTGCGGGAGCTGTGCCTCTATTTTGAGATGGATGGCGCCCTGATTGGTATCCCCAACGACGGCGACCATGTCGAATGTCTGTCGATGTTGTTTCTCGGTCATTACCGCGATGGCTACTCCTATCCGCTGGTGGGATCTCCCTGTGAGAAGGTGTTGCGCAACGAGGTGTGTTTTTATCCGTCCGGGGTGCGTGAGCTGTTTCCGCAAGATGTTGATTTCAAACAGATGGGCATTGAGAGTTATTTCGGCATTCCGCTGGTCAATTCCGAGCAAAAAGTGGTTGGTGTGCTCAATGGCTTCTCCCGGCAGCGCATGCACCTGCCGCCGGATGCTCGCGAGATTCTGTCCATTGTTGCTGCCCGTGCCGCCACCGAGCTGGAACGTCTCAAGGCGGACGAGGCTCTGGCGGAACACCGTAAGCAACTCAGTTATCTGGCTTTTCACGACCCCCTGACCCAATTGCCCAACCGGTTACGTTTTACCGAAGTGCTGGAAGCGGCGGTCGGCGATGCTGAAGGTCATGGCCGCTATCTGAGCCTGCTGTTTATCGACCTTGACCGCTTTAAGAATATCAACGATTCCCTTGGCCACAGTATTGGCGACAAGTTGCTGCAGGCCGTGGCACGACGCACCGGTAGCCTGATCGACTCCGCTGATGTTCTGGCCCGTTTAGGCGGCGATGAATTCGCCATCCTGTTGTTCAATTGTGTGACGCCGGTCGTCGGCGCTGATACGGCCCAGCGGGTGATTGATGCTCTGTCGCAACCCTTCCAAATCGATGATTATTCTCTGCACGTGTCGGCCAGCATCGGCATTACCGTAGCGCCGGTGGACGCACGCGAACCGGATGAGCTGATCAAATGCGCGGACATTGCCATGTTCAAAGCCAAGGATGCCGGTCGCAATACGTATAAATTTTATGAGCGCAGCATGAACCTGAAAACGCATGAATTATTGCTGTTGGAAAATGATCTGCGCCATGCCTTGAGCCGAGATCAGCTTGAGTTGTATTACCAGCCGCAACTGGATCTGCAGAGCAACTGCATTGTCGGGTTTGAGGCCTTGTTGCGTTGGAACCATCCGGAACGTGGTCTGGTTTCGCCGCTGGAGTTTATTCCTCTGGCCGAGGAGACCGGATTGATTGTGTCGATGGGGGAATGGATTCTGCGTAGTGCCTGTCGGCAGATCCGGACGTGGAATGAGGAGCATGGTCGCCAGCTACGGGTGGCAGTGAATATCTCGGCGCGGCAGTTCCACCATTACGATCTGGTCCACTGTGTTGAAAAGGTTCTCGAACAGACCGGCGTACCGACCGAGTGGTTGGAGCTGGAGATTACCGAGAGCCTGCTGATGTACGACATTCAGTCGTCGATTGAAACCATGATGCGTCTTAAAAAACTCGGGGTGCGGCTGGCGATCGATGATTTCGGCACCGGCTATTCATCGTTGAGTTATCTCAAGAAATTCCCCATTTGCAGTCTCAAGATCGATAAATCGTTTGTCGACGATCTGCTCACCGATGCCAGTGATGCGGCCATTGCCGAGTCAACGTTGGCTCTGGCCAGCAAAATGGACCTGATGGTTGTGGCTGAAGGTATTGAACAGCAGGAGCAGCTCGATTATTTGCAGCAGCGTGGCTGTCAGTTCGGTCAGGGCTACCTCATCAGCCGCCCATTGCCGGTGGCGCAGTGCACGCAGTTCTGCCGTGAGCGCTTCACCGAGGATTGTGCGCGCCAATCTTCGCAATCTGACAGCTGA
- a CDS encoding diguanylate cyclase domain-containing protein, translated as MNEKPTQDNRQQIHRLVRNHNPELIKQCVDYAQDLISGARENTLFPAVTRLVHQVDHDFDPDEHPVCEGFEPEFIHWCHNQGLEHVHLLRILKFLRDSYLSLCSSVDLRAVMRGYFDILELSMCRLWSQVPARQRQANPSPLLEAADYPLFYNSHSMMMLIDPDDGSIVDANQAACLFYGYSHDQLTQRSLFDLNVDTDQAIQDKINQAYTGATPCYRVRHQLADGEIRTIEVFSGPIILSDRTLLYSIIHDINERVQIEDHLRKITTAVEHSPASIVITNRDGRVEYVNQSFTRITGYTAEEVLGENPRVLRARPRPPAETRQMWQTILDGKIWRGLFYNQRKNGESYWEKAAIAPVLDHQHQISHFVAIKEDITRQKALEDKIWHQAHHDSLTDLPNRVLFYQYLGDVVLHAQRQDIGAALMFVDLDCFKEVNDSLGHDYGDLLLQQVAKRLKDSVRQTDQVARIGGDEFTVLLCHTSDNQAILSVAEKVLNQLNRPFDLNGHQAQISGSIGIARVCKGHTTETLVRQADHAMFAAKKAGRNQVIMAPPLPESS; from the coding sequence TTGAACGAAAAGCCAACCCAAGATAACCGCCAGCAGATTCACCGCCTGGTCCGCAATCACAATCCTGAACTGATCAAGCAATGTGTCGACTATGCTCAGGATCTGATCAGCGGTGCGCGGGAGAACACCCTGTTCCCGGCCGTGACACGACTTGTGCATCAGGTTGATCACGATTTTGATCCGGACGAGCATCCCGTGTGCGAAGGGTTTGAACCAGAATTCATTCACTGGTGCCACAATCAAGGGCTTGAGCATGTTCACCTGTTACGGATTCTCAAATTCTTGCGCGACAGCTACCTGTCGCTGTGTTCCTCAGTGGACCTTCGCGCCGTCATGCGCGGCTATTTTGATATCCTTGAGCTGTCGATGTGCCGTTTATGGAGCCAGGTTCCCGCCCGGCAACGGCAGGCCAATCCATCGCCACTGCTCGAAGCAGCCGATTACCCGCTATTCTACAACAGTCACTCGATGATGATGCTCATCGATCCCGATGACGGCAGCATTGTCGATGCCAATCAGGCCGCCTGCCTTTTTTATGGTTATAGCCACGACCAGTTGACCCAGCGCTCCCTGTTCGACCTCAATGTCGATACCGACCAGGCCATTCAGGATAAGATCAACCAGGCGTACACCGGCGCAACCCCCTGTTACCGGGTCAGACATCAACTGGCCGATGGTGAAATCCGCACCATTGAAGTGTTCAGCGGTCCAATCATCCTCTCTGACCGGACCCTGCTCTACTCAATCATCCACGATATCAACGAGCGCGTTCAGATTGAAGATCATCTGCGTAAAATCACGACTGCGGTGGAACACAGCCCAGCCTCTATTGTCATTACCAACCGCGATGGCCGTGTCGAATATGTTAACCAGAGCTTCACCCGCATCACCGGCTACACCGCCGAAGAGGTGCTCGGCGAAAATCCGCGCGTGCTACGCGCCCGGCCCCGGCCACCGGCGGAAACGCGCCAGATGTGGCAAACCATCCTCGATGGCAAGATCTGGCGCGGCCTCTTCTACAACCAACGCAAGAACGGTGAATCCTATTGGGAAAAAGCGGCCATTGCCCCAGTGCTGGACCACCAGCATCAGATCAGCCATTTTGTTGCCATCAAAGAAGATATCACCCGACAAAAAGCTCTTGAAGATAAGATCTGGCACCAAGCTCATCATGACTCCCTGACGGACCTGCCCAACCGGGTGCTGTTTTATCAGTATCTCGGCGATGTGGTTCTCCATGCCCAACGTCAGGACATCGGCGCAGCACTGATGTTTGTTGATCTGGATTGTTTTAAAGAGGTCAATGATTCTTTGGGACATGACTATGGCGACCTGCTGTTGCAACAGGTGGCTAAACGCCTGAAAGACAGTGTGCGACAGACCGATCAGGTCGCCCGCATCGGTGGCGATGAATTCACGGTGCTTCTTTGCCATACCAGCGACAATCAGGCAATCCTCAGCGTGGCTGAAAAAGTCCTTAATCAGCTCAACCGCCCGTTTGATCTCAACGGTCATCAGGCCCAAATTTCCGGCTCAATCGGTATTGCCCGGGTCTGTAAGGGACATACCACAGAAACGTTGGTGCGTCAGGCTGATCATGCCATGTTTGCCGCTAAAAAAGCCGGACGCAATCAGGTCATCATGGCACCGCCTTTGCCTGAGTCCTCCTGA
- a CDS encoding DUF2238 domain-containing protein — translation MLQRLLLISYAIIWLLLAIHPRYRDDWLLENLLVFAALPVLFWLHRRRPFSNSAAGLLWVFFVLHAIGAHYTYAQMPWLNTLADSLSWQRNHYDRLVHFLFGLLLFRPLQEQLATTFHRSTLRLVVTLLILFSASGIYEIVEWLATEWTHPELGIAFLGTQGDQWDAQKDMVLAHLGALLAAWIELHRHEKKRA, via the coding sequence ATGTTACAACGACTTCTGTTGATCAGTTATGCGATCATCTGGCTGCTTCTGGCCATCCATCCGCGCTATCGCGACGACTGGTTGCTGGAAAACCTCCTGGTTTTTGCGGCCCTGCCGGTTCTGTTCTGGCTCCATCGCCGCCGACCATTTTCTAATAGTGCAGCCGGACTGCTCTGGGTCTTTTTTGTCCTCCATGCTATCGGTGCCCACTACACCTACGCGCAGATGCCCTGGCTCAACACGCTGGCCGATTCTCTCAGTTGGCAACGCAACCATTATGATCGGCTGGTTCATTTTTTATTTGGTCTACTGCTGTTTCGCCCCCTACAGGAACAACTGGCTACAACATTCCATCGGTCAACACTGCGGCTGGTGGTCACACTGTTGATTCTGTTCAGCGCTTCTGGGATCTATGAGATTGTCGAATGGCTGGCCACAGAATGGACCCATCCGGAATTGGGGATTGCGTTTCTCGGTACACAAGGGGATCAATGGGATGCGCAGAAGGACATGGTTCTCGCCCATCTCGGCGCGCTGCTGGCTGCCTGGATTGAGCTCCACCGACATGAGAAAAAGCGGGCCTGA
- a CDS encoding OFA family MFS transporter, producing the protein MNNKDVCPYFRKDDEACDVGSEHISSHDVMMIINYCNGRYRECSNYQLLADGLDPCPSKPSLITPPAIPKEAPRAHHKAMRRVPPFSVKWPSTVQLRAMTAQYNESFNYTQENTTMTDQIKNKGLTVVLAATGINLALGILYTWSIFKGAIADSIAAGGPGAFTWDKASINDPYAVACLAFAVSMIIAGKLQQKFGPRLTCILGGLLVGAGFVWISQTTNYWAWILGFGVMAGMGIGFGYSATTPPALKWFSPAKTGLIAGTVVSGFGLASIYIAPLAKHLLATQGLQQSMLIFGIAFAIVVSLLGLLISNPPEGFVPQGAEVAASAAKSSSVDMTASQMLKTPKFYILWTCFFIGAGAGLMVIGSAKGLAKASMGEMAFLVVAIMSVGNAAGRLIAGVVSDKVGRANTLTFMLMFQAALMFAAVPVLGGSDSSPILVVLLVSFMVFNYGTNLSLFPSFAKDLWGAKNLGMNYGLLFSAWGVGAFVLVRLSQMMVVKTGSFDLSFEAAGIMLLVGAGLSLTLRAKQAVAEAPQTEAVLDEEYDEEDLLVD; encoded by the coding sequence ATGAACAACAAAGATGTGTGTCCCTATTTTCGCAAAGATGACGAAGCCTGTGATGTCGGCTCGGAGCATATTTCCAGCCATGACGTCATGATGATCATCAATTATTGCAATGGACGCTATCGGGAGTGTTCCAACTACCAGCTTCTCGCAGACGGTCTGGATCCCTGCCCGTCCAAGCCGTCGCTGATCACACCACCCGCCATACCAAAGGAAGCGCCGAGAGCTCATCATAAGGCAATGCGAAGGGTTCCCCCCTTCAGCGTCAAGTGGCCGAGTACCGTTCAGCTTCGTGCGATGACAGCTCAATACAATGAGAGTTTTAATTACACACAGGAGAACACGACCATGACTGACCAGATCAAGAACAAAGGACTCACCGTGGTGCTTGCCGCGACCGGCATCAACCTCGCCCTGGGAATCCTTTATACGTGGAGTATTTTTAAAGGGGCCATCGCCGACTCCATTGCAGCGGGCGGACCCGGCGCTTTTACCTGGGATAAAGCTTCAATCAATGATCCCTATGCCGTTGCCTGTCTGGCGTTTGCCGTATCGATGATCATTGCCGGTAAATTGCAGCAGAAGTTCGGTCCCCGTCTCACCTGCATTCTCGGTGGTCTTCTTGTTGGTGCAGGCTTTGTGTGGATTTCCCAGACAACCAACTACTGGGCCTGGATCCTCGGTTTCGGCGTCATGGCCGGGATGGGCATTGGATTTGGCTACTCTGCGACAACGCCACCGGCCTTAAAGTGGTTTTCCCCGGCCAAAACCGGACTGATCGCGGGTACGGTTGTGTCCGGCTTCGGGCTGGCGTCTATCTATATCGCGCCGCTGGCCAAACATCTGCTGGCCACCCAGGGGTTGCAGCAATCTATGCTGATCTTTGGCATCGCCTTTGCGATTGTTGTCAGTCTGCTTGGCTTGTTGATCAGCAATCCGCCGGAAGGTTTTGTTCCCCAAGGTGCCGAGGTTGCAGCGAGTGCGGCTAAAAGCAGCAGTGTGGATATGACGGCGTCACAAATGCTCAAAACTCCCAAGTTTTATATCCTGTGGACCTGCTTCTTTATCGGCGCGGGTGCTGGGTTGATGGTGATCGGCAGTGCCAAAGGTCTGGCCAAGGCGTCCATGGGCGAAATGGCCTTTCTTGTCGTTGCCATTATGTCGGTGGGCAATGCCGCCGGTCGTTTAATTGCCGGGGTGGTTTCCGACAAGGTTGGACGCGCCAACACCCTGACCTTTATGTTGATGTTCCAGGCGGCATTGATGTTTGCTGCCGTGCCGGTTCTGGGCGGCAGTGACAGCAGCCCGATTCTGGTTGTACTGCTGGTCAGTTTTATGGTGTTTAACTATGGCACCAACCTGTCGTTATTCCCGTCATTTGCCAAAGATCTATGGGGCGCGAAAAATCTCGGCATGAACTACGGTTTGCTGTTCAGTGCTTGGGGCGTCGGCGCCTTTGTCCTGGTGCGGTTGTCTCAGATGATGGTGGTGAAAACCGGCAGTTTTGATCTGTCATTTGAAGCGGCAGGAATCATGCTGTTGGTGGGTGCCGGTTTATCGCTGACCTTACGTGCCAAGCAGGCCGTGGCAGAGGCGCCCCAGACCGAAGCTGTGCTTGACGAAGAGTACGACGAAGAAGATCTGCTGGTCGATTAA